From Brassica oleracea var. oleracea cultivar TO1000 chromosome C3, BOL, whole genome shotgun sequence, a single genomic window includes:
- the LOC106330699 gene encoding uncharacterized protein LOC106330699, whose product MSGSKGEEALAEYKRALEVMSAKKAAPKQAALSESDDEVQFIKSNKRQATTALASSSQKKSKASKSSPKVSPSSSSDPTTVLANLNTKVFPLTLVVLPEGDSSASIEFIQSDLLHVTRFSPFRFFWFADDKFVLVQAMSQLFHLGESMDDHASLRADLAALTSQLREEKENVLSKEKEIKTLRLKVRNPYEAGTLAASENVSLREQLERREEEVCDLWCTVETFDVEKIMAVSGTIVVTRWELMREWLNRQTDSWDLEGALERYKMVKTSEAEFRGLLAPSFEGEPVIPSKTEAEKTLERADDPPVS is encoded by the coding sequence ATGTCGGGGTCCAAAGGTGAAGAAGCATTGGCGGAATACAAAAGGGCCTTGGAGGTCATGTCGGCGAAGAAAGCTGCTCCCAAGCAGGCTGCCCTTAGTGAGAGTGATGATGAAGTTCAATTCATCAAGAGTAACAAACGTCAAGCCACTACTGCTCTAGCTTCTTCTTCCCAGAAGAAATCTAAGGCTTCGAAGTCTAGCCCGAAGGTCTCTCCGTCGTCGTCGAGTGACCCAACCACTGTCTTGGCCAATCTCAATACTAAGGTGTTCCCCTTGACCCTGGTGGTTCTGCCTGAGGGGGACTCTTCTGCCTCCATCGAATTCATCCAGAGTGATCTTCTCCACGTAACACGTTTTTCTCCTTTTCGTTTCTTTTGGTTTGCTGATGATAAGTTTGTTCTCGTGCAGGCGATGTCTCAGTTGTTCCACCTTGGGGAGAGCATGGACGACCATGCTTCACTCAGGGCTGATTTGGCCGCTCTAACTTCTCAGCTGCGTGAGGAGAAGGAAAACGTTCTGTCCAAGGAGAAGGAGATCAAGACTTTGAGGCTCAAGGTGAGGAACCCATATGAGGCTGGGACGCTGGCGGCATCTGAGAATGTCTCTCTGAGGGAGCAGTTGGAACGTCGGGAGGAGGAGGTGTGTGATCTGTGGTGCACTGTGGAGACCTTTGATGTTGAGAAGATTATGGCGGTGAGCGGCACCATAGTGGTGACACGCTGGGAGCTAATGAGAGAGTGGCTCAACCGTCAGACCGACAGCTGGGATCTTGAGGGCGCGCTGGAGCGGTACAAGATGGTGAAGACCTCTGAGGCTGAGTTCCGGGGACTTCTCGCTCCTTCCTTCGAGGGAGAGCCAGTGATCCCGAGCAAGACTGAAGCCGAAAAGACACTGGAGCGTGCTGATGATCCTCCCGTCAGCTGA